A stretch of the Paracoccus albus genome encodes the following:
- a CDS encoding ABC transporter permease, translating to MAADTGRPTLTKGGVHLIVALLAVYVLVTGAWPLIRLFALSFAPGEDGQALGLMRDTLSGRSFQRAFWNTIFASAGSVAVSTLLGTGFALATGLLRLPGRALISFLALSPLLIPSQIMALAWIELMGSGSPVLSALGLAPEPGRSNPLYSGWGIAWLMGLEHMPLVFIAVRASLSSVPADLIEAGRISGSSPLRITGRIILPLALPAAIAGAVLAFAAAIGNFGVPALLGIPGRFPVLTTVIYQRLNGFGPEVIGRVAAMALVLVMLAAAALLLRHLLQRTLTVPLPAGKGFRGFEVGRAKWPVLAFLWLALIWLSILPILALLSTALVPALGVKLGLDTASMTNFSEALANPAVRRAFVNSFTLAGLAAVISAMVSILMGWLAITARNRPAKLLSWLADAAFVVPGTVLALAMILVYLRPLPLIGVSIYGTAAILLVAYLGRFLPMALRPVEATIAASDPSLDEAARISGVSIWRRIVFVAAPAVMPSAVAGGMLIFMTAINELTLSALLWSAGQETIGVQIFSMQYEGNSTGAAALSVMSLLMVGFLVVLTDRMGKNLPDGTLPWRSGQA from the coding sequence TTGGCGGCTGATACGGGCAGACCCACCCTGACGAAGGGCGGCGTTCATCTGATCGTCGCCCTTCTGGCTGTCTATGTGCTGGTGACCGGCGCATGGCCGCTGATCCGGCTGTTTGCCCTGTCTTTCGCACCGGGAGAGGACGGGCAGGCACTGGGGCTTATGCGCGACACGCTTTCCGGGCGGTCCTTTCAACGCGCATTCTGGAACACGATCTTCGCCTCTGCCGGGTCGGTGGCGGTTTCTACCCTGCTTGGGACAGGTTTTGCACTGGCGACCGGCCTTCTTCGCCTGCCGGGCCGGGCGCTGATCAGCTTTCTGGCGCTGTCGCCGCTGCTGATCCCTTCGCAGATCATGGCGCTTGCCTGGATCGAGCTGATGGGCAGCGGATCGCCGGTGCTGTCGGCCCTTGGGCTGGCACCCGAACCGGGCAGGTCCAATCCGCTGTATTCCGGCTGGGGCATCGCCTGGCTGATGGGGCTGGAACATATGCCGCTTGTCTTTATCGCGGTCCGTGCGAGCCTGTCATCCGTGCCCGCCGATCTGATCGAGGCCGGGCGGATCTCTGGTTCCAGCCCATTGCGCATCACTGGACGGATCATCCTTCCGCTCGCACTGCCCGCGGCCATTGCCGGCGCGGTGCTGGCCTTTGCCGCCGCAATCGGCAATTTTGGCGTGCCCGCCCTTCTGGGCATTCCCGGTCGCTTTCCCGTGCTGACAACGGTGATCTATCAGCGGCTGAACGGGTTCGGCCCCGAGGTCATCGGAAGGGTTGCGGCAATGGCACTGGTTCTGGTCATGCTGGCCGCTGCGGCATTGCTGCTGCGGCATCTGCTGCAGCGAACGCTGACGGTACCGCTACCCGCAGGCAAGGGTTTCCGTGGGTTCGAGGTTGGCCGCGCCAAATGGCCCGTCCTCGCATTCCTCTGGCTTGCCCTGATCTGGCTGTCGATCCTTCCGATCCTTGCCCTTCTGTCCACGGCGCTCGTCCCCGCGCTTGGTGTGAAGCTTGGTCTGGATACGGCCAGCATGACGAATTTTTCCGAAGCGCTTGCCAATCCCGCCGTTCGCCGTGCTTTTGTGAATTCCTTTACGCTGGCGGGCCTTGCTGCTGTGATCTCGGCCATGGTCAGCATCCTGATGGGCTGGCTTGCGATCACCGCCCGCAACCGCCCCGCAAAGCTGCTCAGCTGGCTTGCCGATGCCGCTTTTGTCGTTCCCGGCACGGTGCTGGCGCTTGCGATGATCCTTGTCTATCTGCGCCCACTTCCGCTGATCGGCGTCTCGATCTATGGGACCGCGGCCATTCTGCTGGTCGCCTATCTGGGCCGCTTTCTGCCAATGGCACTACGCCCTGTCGAGGCGACAATCGCAGCCTCCGACCCCTCGCTGGATGAGGCGGCGCGGATTTCCGGTGTCAGCATATGGCGGCGGATCGTCTTTGTGGCCGCCCCTGCCGTGATGCCATCGGCAGTCGCGGGGGGCATGCTGATCTTCATGACCGCGATCAATGAGCTGACGCTGTCCGCGCTGCTCTGGTCGGCGGGGCAGGAAACGATCGGCGTTCAGATATTTTCAATGCAGTATGAAGGCAACTCTACCGGTGCTGCCGCGCTGTCGGTCATGTCGCTTTTGATGGTTGGGTTTCTGGTGGTTCTTACCGACAGGATGGGTAAGAACCTGCCGGATGGTACGCTGCCCTGGCGTTCAGGCCAGGCATGA
- a CDS encoding ABC transporter substrate-binding protein, whose translation MRFATPLIVTAAAMAGPAFAEPSGAITVYTSQPQEQMATVVEAFNQDYPDVEVEVFRTGTTELMSKLQAEFAAGSTPADVLLIADAVAMTQLKNDDRLLAYADAPVEGIPADVIDPDMTFFGTKLITTGIVYNTDMVDTAPTSWDDLRTPEVAASLIMPSPLYSGAAVIHVGTVVQQPEFGWEFYEELADNGAVAGQGNGTVIEAVARGEKAYGIIIEYMAMNAKADGSPVDFVWPEQGVSAITQPVAIVNGTDNEEAAKAFVDWQLSQTAQEQSVEQGYFPIIEGVAAPEGYPALDSLTILPLDADQLMADDQANKEQFADLFGG comes from the coding sequence ATGCGTTTTGCAACTCCACTGATCGTTACTGCAGCGGCGATGGCTGGCCCGGCATTTGCCGAACCGAGCGGCGCGATCACCGTCTATACCTCGCAGCCGCAGGAACAGATGGCCACCGTTGTCGAAGCCTTCAATCAGGACTACCCGGATGTAGAGGTAGAGGTCTTTCGCACCGGCACCACCGAATTGATGTCGAAGCTTCAGGCCGAATTCGCCGCAGGCTCTACCCCCGCCGACGTGCTGCTGATCGCGGATGCGGTTGCCATGACGCAGCTGAAGAACGATGACCGGCTGCTGGCCTATGCCGATGCGCCGGTCGAAGGTATCCCCGCCGATGTCATCGACCCGGATATGACCTTTTTCGGCACCAAGCTGATCACCACCGGCATCGTCTATAACACCGATATGGTGGACACCGCGCCGACATCCTGGGACGATCTTCGGACACCAGAGGTTGCAGCTTCACTGATCATGCCCAGCCCGCTTTATTCCGGTGCTGCCGTGATCCATGTCGGCACCGTGGTCCAGCAGCCGGAATTCGGTTGGGAGTTTTATGAAGAGTTGGCCGATAATGGCGCGGTCGCCGGTCAGGGCAACGGCACCGTGATCGAGGCGGTTGCACGGGGCGAAAAAGCCTATGGCATCATTATCGAATATATGGCCATGAACGCGAAAGCCGACGGCTCTCCGGTCGATTTCGTGTGGCCGGAACAGGGCGTCAGCGCGATCACCCAGCCTGTCGCCATCGTCAACGGCACGGATAATGAAGAAGCCGCGAAGGCATTCGTTGACTGGCAGCTTTCGCAGACCGCGCAGGAACAATCGGTCGAGCAGGGATATTTCCCGATCATCGAAGGCGTCGCCGCACCCGAGGGCTATCCCGCGCTTGACAGCCTGACCATCCTGCCGCTCGACGCCGATCAGCTGATGGCAGACGATCAGGCGAATAAAGAGCAGTTCGCTGATCTCTTTGGCGGCTGA
- a CDS encoding histidine phosphatase family protein, translating into MVTLRSGAFLFLRHGQTAANAQDIICGSTDLPLNESGIAQARQAAAFLKHTGVQQIVVSPLKRAQQTAQPVAKALGLRIQISEGLAERNWGVWEGQPRSILRREETPPKGEALQAFNERTEAAFSAIDLDLPTLIVAHSGTDRAIHRLLADGPHIRMANAAIRLWEPAMQGTQWNCHECFKPER; encoded by the coding sequence ATGGTGACGCTGCGGTCGGGTGCTTTCCTGTTTTTGCGACATGGCCAGACTGCGGCTAACGCGCAGGATATCATTTGCGGCAGCACCGACCTGCCGCTGAACGAATCGGGCATTGCGCAGGCTAGACAGGCGGCCGCCTTTCTGAAGCATACGGGAGTACAACAGATCGTCGTCTCGCCCCTGAAGCGGGCGCAGCAGACTGCACAGCCGGTGGCCAAGGCGCTTGGCCTGCGCATCCAGATCAGCGAAGGCCTTGCCGAACGGAACTGGGGCGTGTGGGAGGGTCAGCCCCGCAGCATTCTGCGCCGCGAGGAAACGCCACCGAAAGGCGAGGCGCTTCAGGCATTTAACGAGCGCACCGAAGCGGCTTTTTCCGCAATTGACCTTGACCTGCCGACTTTGATCGTCGCCCATTCCGGGACGGATCGTGCCATCCACCGGCTTCTTGCAGATGGCCCACATATCCGTATGGCGAATGCTGCAATACGGCTGTGGGAACCAGCCATGCAGGGCACGCAATGGAACTGTCACGAATGTTTCAAACCAGAGCGATAG
- a CDS encoding MBL fold metallo-hydrolase has product MMRVQALGGFDAKGPACFMVDTGRARLLLDMGKGPDAGRRPDLSGIGRVDAVLISHGHADHVGSLDLLDRIGSPPVYATAPTRALAETPALRDAQDLPIRGDIAGVSVETGLAGHAPGAVWMRVGGPGGLVYSGDYAEGTGLFPSAALPRAHTAILDCSYGVEPDHLTTQIAALMQLAVDGPCLLPAPPAGRGLEIALALLDSGRRVSICDQIRQVGKVMLSHGDWLGSTGVSDLDRLLNNAGRLEPDSPMQGIMVAAGANCGSGLSEKLGPRALSAGVPIIFTGHLSQGSPAYDWVREGRATQVRWNVHPDRATLETLLSQTAAKIVIPAFATAAHRQSLSAAFPAVSWAAQGDISW; this is encoded by the coding sequence ATGATGCGGGTTCAGGCGCTTGGCGGGTTCGATGCAAAAGGTCCGGCCTGTTTCATGGTGGATACAGGCCGGGCGCGGCTTTTGCTGGACATGGGAAAAGGCCCCGATGCAGGACGCAGGCCCGATCTGTCCGGCATCGGCAGGGTGGATGCGGTGCTTATCTCTCACGGTCATGCGGATCATGTCGGCTCTCTGGACCTGCTTGACCGCATCGGATCGCCACCGGTTTATGCGACTGCACCGACCCGTGCCCTTGCCGAAACTCCGGCGCTTCGTGATGCGCAAGACCTGCCCATACGCGGCGATATCGCAGGCGTTTCGGTGGAAACCGGGCTTGCCGGACACGCGCCGGGTGCAGTCTGGATGCGGGTCGGTGGGCCGGGCGGGCTGGTATATAGCGGTGATTATGCCGAGGGGACCGGGCTGTTTCCATCCGCTGCGCTTCCTCGCGCACACACGGCAATCCTCGACTGTTCTTATGGAGTCGAGCCAGATCATCTGACGACGCAAATCGCCGCGCTGATGCAATTGGCGGTCGACGGGCCGTGCCTTCTACCGGCGCCGCCTGCCGGTCGCGGGTTGGAAATCGCCTTGGCCCTTTTGGACAGCGGGCGGCGGGTCAGCATTTGCGATCAGATACGGCAGGTGGGAAAAGTGATGCTGTCCCACGGTGATTGGCTGGGATCAACGGGTGTTAGCGACCTCGACCGGCTTCTTAACAATGCCGGGCGGTTAGAACCTGACAGCCCGATGCAGGGGATCATGGTCGCCGCCGGCGCGAATTGCGGCAGCGGGCTGTCGGAAAAACTGGGGCCCCGCGCACTTTCTGCAGGCGTTCCGATCATCTTCACCGGGCATCTGTCGCAGGGCTCGCCAGCGTATGATTGGGTGCGAGAGGGGCGCGCAACACAGGTGCGTTGGAATGTTCACCCGGATCGGGCAACGCTGGAAACGCTGCTGTCCCAGACAGCAGCCAAGATCGTGATTCCGGCCTTCGCTACCGCTGCCCACAGACAAAGTCTGAGCGCTGCCTTCCCCGCCGTTAGCTGGGCCGCACAGGGCGATATCTCATGGTGA
- a CDS encoding ABC transporter ATP-binding protein, giving the protein MTEITFKNVSRRFGNTTAVDDISTKLDSGRFVALLGPSGCGKTTLLRLIAGLERPDDGTIALAGQTVASPSRFVEPEGRELGMVFQSYALWPHMTVAGNIGFGLNRLSRADREQRVTEALRMVGMAGFAGRKPHELSGGQRQRVALARSLAARPRILLLDEPLANLDAHLRQSMLAEFRRIHAATGCTMVFVTHDQNEAMAVADLVGVMDQGRLEQLAPPQQLFDQPATPMVARFVGHGRTLPVTVRDRGADGLCRIQIGRHEVAIPGIVQNGAAWLCLHSRDLIPSRDGIEATVSSSRFEDGYHMTDILFDDLPEAEPLTLRLDRPAKQGEPLKVALRGGWVLPRDGSPGVALGAASPQRTRVPA; this is encoded by the coding sequence ATGACCGAGATCACATTTAAGAACGTCTCGCGGCGCTTCGGGAATACGACCGCCGTTGACGATATTTCAACCAAGCTGGACTCCGGGCGGTTTGTCGCCCTGCTGGGACCTTCCGGCTGCGGCAAGACAACGCTTTTGCGCCTGATCGCGGGGCTGGAACGTCCCGATGACGGCACCATAGCCCTTGCAGGCCAGACGGTCGCTTCGCCTTCGCGCTTTGTTGAACCTGAAGGGCGCGAACTGGGCATGGTGTTCCAGTCCTACGCGCTCTGGCCGCATATGACCGTCGCGGGGAATATAGGTTTTGGCCTCAACCGTCTGTCTCGTGCCGATCGTGAACAGCGCGTGACAGAGGCCTTGCGGATGGTCGGCATGGCCGGGTTCGCCGGGCGCAAACCGCATGAGCTGTCGGGTGGACAAAGGCAGCGGGTGGCCCTTGCCCGCAGTCTGGCGGCAAGGCCGCGCATCCTTCTTCTGGACGAACCTCTGGCAAATCTCGATGCGCATCTGCGTCAGTCGATGCTGGCCGAGTTCCGCCGCATTCACGCAGCCACCGGATGCACGATGGTCTTTGTGACGCATGACCAGAATGAGGCGATGGCAGTCGCCGATCTGGTGGGCGTCATGGATCAGGGGCGGCTGGAACAGCTTGCGCCACCGCAACAGCTGTTCGATCAGCCGGCGACGCCGATGGTCGCCCGCTTTGTCGGTCATGGCCGCACATTGCCGGTGACGGTGAGAGATCGCGGCGCAGATGGTCTTTGCCGTATCCAGATCGGTCGCCATGAGGTCGCAATCCCCGGCATCGTCCAGAATGGCGCAGCCTGGCTTTGCCTGCATTCGCGCGACCTGATTCCTTCGCGGGACGGAATCGAGGCGACCGTTTCCTCGTCGCGGTTCGAAGATGGCTATCACATGACGGATATCCTGTTCGATGACCTGCCCGAGGCAGAGCCGCTGACCCTGCGACTTGACCGACCCGCAAAGCAGGGCGAGCCGTTAAAGGTCGCGCTGCGCGGTGGCTGGGTTCTGCCGCGTGACGGCTCACCAGGCGTGGCCTTGGGGGCGGCTTCACCGCAAAGGACCCGCGTTCCGGCATGA
- a CDS encoding DUF779 domain-containing protein: protein MSTVTATDSALELIAEITADHGPVLFHQSGGCCDGSSPMCYPQDDFKVSERDVKLGEIGGAPFYISASQYETWKHTDLIIDVVPGRGGMFSLDNGREKRFLTRSDICAVPGQPIV, encoded by the coding sequence ATGAGCACCGTGACCGCCACCGATTCCGCTCTTGAACTGATCGCGGAGATCACCGCCGATCATGGCCCCGTCCTTTTCCACCAGTCAGGCGGCTGCTGTGACGGCTCGTCACCGATGTGCTATCCGCAGGACGACTTCAAGGTCAGTGAGCGTGACGTGAAGCTGGGAGAGATCGGCGGCGCGCCGTTCTATATCTCGGCCTCGCAGTATGAGACATGGAAGCACACCGACCTTATCATCGACGTCGTGCCTGGTAGGGGCGGTATGTTCAGCTTGGACAACGGTCGCGAGAAACGCTTCCTGACCCGCTCTGACATCTGTGCTGTGCCCGGTCAGCCGATTGTGTGA
- a CDS encoding DNA topoisomerase IB — MPKDTRPAIVDPEDAAESVGLIYVSDDSPGISRARSGKGFSYRGSNGQTITDKRRRARLNALAIPPAWQDVWICPDPRGHLQATGRDARGRKQYRYHPDFREVRDGAKYDHMLQFATALPKIRQQVHKDLGRRGLPAEKVLATVVWLLENTMIRVGNTDYARSNKSHGLTTLRDRHVDIDGSKIRFKFKGKGGKDWDLGITDRRVAKIVQSVQDLPGQHLFQYEDEDGDRQQVSSTEVNDYLRDISGSEVTAKDFRTWTGTVLAAIALAEYEKADSESAAKANVRDAIESVAAHLGNTPAICRKCYVHPQIIDAYMADELKLELRDKIEKKLKKPGLRHEEKQVLKFLEERLKT; from the coding sequence ATGCCGAAGGACACAAGACCTGCAATTGTTGACCCCGAAGACGCAGCCGAAAGTGTGGGGTTGATCTATGTCAGCGATGATTCACCTGGCATCAGCCGTGCCCGATCCGGCAAGGGTTTCAGCTATCGCGGCAGCAATGGTCAGACGATCACCGACAAAAGGCGGCGCGCGCGTCTCAATGCGCTCGCCATTCCGCCAGCTTGGCAGGATGTGTGGATCTGTCCCGATCCGCGCGGGCATTTGCAGGCTACTGGCCGTGACGCGAGGGGGAGAAAGCAATATCGCTATCACCCCGATTTCCGAGAGGTCCGTGATGGCGCGAAATATGACCACATGCTGCAATTCGCCACAGCGCTGCCGAAGATCCGTCAACAGGTTCACAAGGATCTGGGGCGTCGCGGCCTGCCAGCGGAAAAGGTGCTGGCAACTGTTGTCTGGCTTCTGGAAAACACCATGATACGCGTGGGTAATACCGACTATGCACGAAGCAACAAATCTCATGGTTTGACCACGTTGCGCGACCGGCATGTCGATATAGACGGCAGCAAGATCAGATTCAAATTCAAGGGCAAAGGCGGGAAGGATTGGGATCTGGGAATCACTGACCGCCGCGTGGCAAAGATCGTGCAATCGGTGCAGGATCTCCCGGGTCAGCACCTTTTTCAATACGAGGACGAAGACGGCGACCGGCAACAGGTATCTTCAACCGAGGTGAACGACTATCTGCGAGATATTTCGGGCAGCGAAGTGACCGCCAAGGACTTTCGCACCTGGACCGGAACCGTTCTGGCTGCGATTGCTCTGGCTGAATATGAAAAGGCGGATAGTGAATCCGCCGCCAAGGCCAATGTCCGCGATGCGATTGAATCGGTGGCCGCCCATCTGGGCAATACGCCCGCAATCTGTCGCAAGTGCTACGTTCATCCGCAGATTATCGATGCCTATATGGCGGATGAGCTGAAACTTGAATTGCGTGATAAGATCGAAAAGAAGCTGAAGAAGCCCGGACTTCGGCACGAGGAAAAACAGGTTCTGAAATTCCTTGAGGAAAGGTTGAAAACATGA
- the adhP gene encoding alcohol dehydrogenase AdhP has product MAQKMKAAVVREFGKPLEIEDAPVPEPGPGEIQVRIEACGVCHTDLHAAHGDWPVKPNPPFIPGHEGVGYVSGVGQGVKNVKEGDRVGVPWLYTACGHCPHCLGGWETLCESQQNTGYSVNGGFADYAIADPNFVGHLPENVGFVEIAPILCAGVTVYKGLKMTDTKPGDWVAISGIGGLGHMAVQYAKAMGLRVAAVDIDPSKLKLATELGAELTVNAMENDPGDYLKKEVGGMHGVLVTAVSRPAFAQALGMARRGGTIALNGLPPGDFPLPIFDTVLNGLTIRGSIVGTRLDLQESLDFAGSGQVHAHTAAEPLDNINDIFGRMEKGKIDGRIVLDMSA; this is encoded by the coding sequence ATGGCCCAGAAAATGAAAGCCGCAGTTGTTCGCGAGTTCGGAAAGCCTTTGGAGATCGAGGATGCCCCCGTGCCGGAACCCGGCCCCGGCGAGATTCAGGTCAGGATTGAGGCTTGCGGGGTCTGCCATACCGACCTGCACGCCGCCCATGGCGACTGGCCCGTGAAACCCAACCCGCCCTTCATTCCGGGCCATGAGGGCGTGGGCTATGTCTCGGGCGTCGGTCAGGGCGTCAAGAACGTCAAGGAGGGCGACCGCGTCGGCGTGCCGTGGCTCTATACCGCCTGCGGACATTGCCCGCATTGTCTGGGCGGCTGGGAAACCCTGTGCGAAAGCCAGCAGAATACCGGCTATTCGGTGAATGGCGGTTTTGCGGATTACGCGATTGCCGACCCGAATTTCGTTGGCCACCTTCCCGAGAATGTCGGTTTTGTCGAGATCGCGCCGATCCTTTGCGCGGGCGTCACGGTCTATAAGGGGCTGAAGATGACCGATACGAAACCCGGCGATTGGGTGGCTATTTCGGGGATCGGCGGGCTCGGTCACATGGCGGTGCAATATGCAAAGGCCATGGGTCTGCGCGTGGCGGCGGTCGATATTGACCCGTCAAAGCTGAAACTGGCCACGGAACTGGGGGCCGAGTTGACCGTCAACGCAATGGAAAACGACCCCGGCGACTATCTGAAGAAAGAGGTTGGCGGGATGCATGGCGTCCTGGTCACCGCCGTTTCTCGCCCGGCATTTGCGCAGGCGCTCGGCATGGCGCGGCGGGGCGGGACGATTGCGCTGAACGGCTTGCCGCCGGGTGACTTCCCGCTGCCAATCTTCGACACGGTCCTGAACGGGCTGACCATTCGCGGCTCTATCGTCGGCACCCGGCTGGATCTTCAGGAATCGCTGGATTTCGCGGGTTCGGGTCAGGTTCACGCCCACACTGCGGCAGAGCCTCTGGACAATATCAACGACATATTTGGCAGGATGGAAAAGGGCAAGATCGACGGACGTATCGTGCTGGATATGTCGGCATGA